A genomic window from Triticum urartu cultivar G1812 chromosome 7, Tu2.1, whole genome shotgun sequence includes:
- the LOC125520606 gene encoding pathogenesis-related protein PRB1-2-like, which translates to MASSKSSLAMFALAIVMAVVAGVSAQNTPQDFVNLHNRARAADGVGPVTWDNSVARFAQDYANKRAADCRLQHSGGPFGENIFWGSGQSWTAANAVKSWVDEKRNYHLNTNTCDAGKVCGHYTQVVWRKSTRIGCARVVCAGNRGVFITCNYNPPGNFNGERPFLTLDAEAK; encoded by the coding sequence ATGGCATCTTCCAAGAGCAGTCTTGCAATGTTCGCCCTGGCCATAGTCATGGCCGTGGTGGCCGGCGTCTCGGCGCAGAACACACCGCAGGACTTCGTCAACCTGCACAACCGCGCCCGCGCCGCGGACGGCGTCGGGCCGGTGACGTGGGACAACAGCGTGGCCAGGTTCGCGCAGGACTACGCGAACAAGCGCGCCGCCGACTGCCGGCTGCAGCACTCCGGCGGGCCGTTCGGCGAGAACATCTTCTGGGGCTCCGGGCAGTCGTGGACGGCCGCGAACGCCGTGAAGTCGTGGGTGGACGAGAAGCGGAACTACCACCTCAACACCAATACCTGCGACGCCGGCAAGGTGTGCGGGCACTACACGCAGGTGGTGTGGCGCAAGTCGACCCGCATCGGCTGCGCGCGCGTGGTCTGCGCCGGGAACCGGGGCGTCTTCATCACCTGCAACTACAACCCCCCGGGCAACTTCAACGGCGAGCGCCCGTTCCTCACCCTTGACGCCGAAGCCAAGTAG